gtgtatgcaggttTGTTGACAGTCTGCTGAAGATGTTGCCGCAGGTGTTGGATCTTCAGGAGCCTCTGAAGAAGGCAGTTCAAGACAGAGACATGGAGACGTCTCACGGAATCTGCCGTATCGCGGTGGCACTTGGGGAAACTCACTGCAGGTGACACACAACGGCCTCTGTTTTTCCACTGTAGGGCCAAAGGGTTACTAAGGTCCCGTTAGGCCAGTTACAGCCTCACTTTTCTATTTGCTGGACTGGGAAGTGCTAGCACTGCTTCTTGTTATAACAGTGCGACAGCTTCGTCCTTCACCCTTGTGCTACAGCTGCAAGCCAATCAGGGGCTCCCTACACCATCCAGCCCTCAAACAGTTCTGTGGCCTCAAGTACGGTTAGATAACCGTGCTGAGAAAACTGGACCTAGGGTTTTGTGCAGAAGAGTGTCAGTGTGGAAAAGCCAAGATTTGCATAGTCTAGAATCTAGAAACTTCCCCTATCTCTACACTGCTGAGGGAGGCAGAGACACCCCCCccctaccaccaccacctcaaaTATCATCAATACTCCAAGCTGTGTTTGGTGTCTAAAGTGTGCCTCTTTAGTGTTGTGCTGGAGTTACGAGGCTCATGTGTCTCCCCCTGGGTGTACTTGCATGTGGATATTATGACACAGTAATAAAAACGTAAGGATTACATAAATAAtactttaataattaattaatttaattaatatatcaatatataatatttatattagatTGGACTTCAAATActtcatacactctctctctgtccctctcagGACATTTCTGCAGCAGGTGGACCAGTGGCAGGGTTTCCAGGCTCTAGTGAATATGATTCTGTCCTGCACTGGGATGCCTGGACACTACCCTGTGGATGAAGCCTCCAGCACCCTCACACTCACGTTCTGGTACACGCTGCAGGTATGACCCAAACCCCAGCTGAGCGGCACAGGCCTTATGCTAATGCTGTCAGTCAGTAGACACCCTGTGAGTACCTGAGAGTCACACCTCAATAAACTACATTAAACGATTCAAACCCATAGAAAATCCCATCCCAAatgaaatacactacatggacaaaagtattgggacacttgctcatttctTGTTTCTTCCGGAATCGAGACACcaaaatgatcaccaccccacctcagtATAGGATGGTGCACCGTCATTTCAGTTCcgctgcttcacagctcaatgcataaggcagcatggtgttGATAGGTTCATGGTTCacggttatctgctccagagagtcctattctactgcaagtacttctccacagggaccaGACGAGCAGCGTCTGTGTCAGCCGATGGGTGCAACTTGCAACTGggtgcaaagtggctgaatgcattcctaagaaggggtgtccacaaacatgtggacatgtagtgtagctcAGTTCCACTGGAATTCCCTGCTGAGCGGAAACCTTCCCTTACAGGACGACATCCTGTCTCTGGACACGGAGAAGCAGACGCTGTACCTGCAGGTTTACAGGCCACTCTACTTCCAGCTGGTGGAGGTGCTGCTGCATAAGGCCCGTTTTCCCAGTGACCAGGATTACGCCTCGTGGTCCGCTGACGACAAGGAGCAGTTCAGAACCTACAGGTAATCATCGTGGCGTTTACCTCTACGCCTCATTTTAGCAGATCGAGTTAAAGAGTGGCCGTTCTTTTTGAAGGTCCGCTGAGCATTCTGGCCACCCGTTCACCTGCATTCTCTAGACACCTTGTTTATCGGGTTGCAGAGTTGACATCTCCGACACTCTCATGTACGTGTATGAGCTGCTGGGCCCGGAGCTGCTGCGTAACCTGTATGATAAACTCGGCGTCCTGCTGACAGACTCGACACACTCGTCCTCGTGGCAGGTCAGTGCTTTACACACCCGTGTTCTTTACGGTGGCTGAGGCTGGACGGCAGATGAGCTTACCAGCTTCGCTTCAGCAGGTCTTTTTTAAAATTCTAGAAAAATtataaaaaggcaaaaatgtaTGAGTACTGTAACATGACTGAAAATGACGGGGAAATGTTTGTTCTTCGTTCTGTCGCTTCCTCTCCCCACCATCTCCCTCTGCCTAATGGAGGATATAGAGGCTCTGCTGTTTGGCTTCCAGTCCATAGCCGAGACCGTGGACGTCAGTTACTCAGATGTCATTCCTGGTCTGATCGGCCTGATCCCCCTCATCAGCGCTTCCAACATTCACCTGGCAGAAACCATCATGCTCACTATAGGTACGGAATAACATCTAGAACGGCCTTCCGAGATGGGCttaatacgctatatggacaaaagtattgggacacctgcttattcattgcttctgaaatcgagggcattaaaaaagagccttggagtaactgtctttagagaagaaggctttttactagattttggaggagcattgctggagGGTGTTGGATGggaatcaccaccccaccttatccatccccaactcatcccaaaagtaatggtTGGAGCACaaaccgtcattccagagaacacaactccactgctccacggcccTGGAACTGCTGGGGCACTTTATAGCCCTGTTGCCCATGCCTGGCagggtgccaaaaggttcactCTAGacggtcctattctattggctagaGCGCTTCCCTACaagtactagacaagctgtgtgtgtgtgtacattagcacatctgtgtcagcaatgtgtgcaccttaaagtagctgaatgcattcatttgaaggggtgtccacaaacatttggacatctagtgtgTATTACACAATACTGCTAATGTGAATGAATGACAGCCTCACAGGCTCACACTTTTGTAGGGTCGCTGGCGGAGTGGCTGGCTGATCACCCCGTCATGCTGTCCGGGGCTCTGCGTCTGGTCCTCCAGGCTCTGTCCAACGCCGACCTCTCAGTGGCCACGGTGTCCACCCTGAAGAGGATCTGCCGCGAGTGCCGCCACAATCTGCGGCCGCACTCCAATGACGTCCTGACCGCTTCCCAGGTACGGAAAACGTACTTCTAGCTCAGGGAAAACAGCAGGAATTCATTCACACTTTCATGGCGCTGATGTTCCTGCCTGTGGCCTTTTCCTCTTACAGGAGGTGCTGGTCAAGCAGATCCATAAGGTAAGACCGGGACCCCTCTGATCCACACAGCACATGGACGACTGTAGGTCAGTCTGAACAGCGAGTCACCACTGtggttaaaatgtattattaaattagctcattattagcattattagcattagcctccactcagaacctcaactcctttatttaccttctgagagcgtccacactgctgctgcagccggctggggatTATATCTGTTAGTGGCGCCTCTGTTAGTGTACAGCAGTTAGTGGATTAAAACAGCCGATACCCGATCAATTAAAAAATTCTTGAATCGACCCCAAATCAAATTCACTGGAGCGGATGGAGACATCCCTACACTTTtctattgtattatttttaagcttgttttttttttttatattcttttattggtattttattgcattatttttctaaataaaatatttcatttatttatttatttatttttggtccCAATTTTGTTCTGCAAATTAACCCACCTATTCgtagctagcactagcaatgcttccgacactaggagggtaaggacttaacacacgtctcctccgaaaCACGCAAAGCAAGCTGAGCAGCCGACAAACTCGGAGGAAAGtactggccaacatcacttcaAGAGTGatgggagagagcgccatctacctactTGGAGGGaacacggccagttgtgctctttcagatgTCGGATGCTGATGGCACAGCGGCACTCAAAGCCCTTATGAATTAGCCCTTATTTTTTCAACTCAACTAAAGAACGATGATGTAGTGTGTTAGGATGTGTCTTCAGTCTTAGGTTTACTCCTTGTCTCTTACTCTCAGTTTTGGTATTACAGAGCACTCAGAGCCTGTGGCTGATGCAGGCTCTGGGCTATCTGCTGTCGTCTCTGCCTGAAGAGGAGATTCTGGGGAAGCTCCTCTCTCTGCTGTCGCCACATATCCAGCAGCTGGAGAGACTAGCCAATGAGGCAGTAAGCACGCCTTTCGGCAAGAGCATTGATCTTACATCATTGAGCGCATTGATCTTACATCACTTGAgtgtaatgaaataaaatatttgagaTGAACCTGAGCATAGATAAGCCCTCAGACTGGTGGTTCTCAGTGGTTCTAGTCCTAAAGCAGCACATTTCTGTTGGGAGTTTTTTTAAACTAGGGACGTCCCAATCAGTTTATTTTGCCCCCTGATCCAATCTGAGTCTCGTAATGCTGAGCATCAGCCGATACCATGcagatctgatctttgtgtgtttataaataatataaataatccagccccaccaggtgctgattaatctgatcagtaaaatccctttattttcagtctcagtttctataatcagactttctggactgattgatttagtttagtcgagacttttcttaaaatcactgttttatagtgtttaatatctgataatccagtctgactctcctctctgaccaatcagctcccagctcctttaatacactgcagtctaatcactggCACACACTCTGGATTGTGAGTTAACCTCTGTTATTTATGTCTCTGTGTATTTTCTCCTGGACCAAGCCCAGTCCGGCTAGCAAACTCTCCACTGTTCACATCCTGGGCCTCATCTCCAGCATCTTCTCCACTCTAGACCTGAACACGCAAAGAGAAGGACAGGAGGACACCAGGGCTGCCCGCtctcagtctcacaccaacccGGTGAGCCAAAGCAACCACTGTACACACATTTGGTCCTCAGCTGATCTCTACCGTGTGCCCAAGAACTTGTACTTGTTGTTTTCTGTGTTAGGTTGTAGTCGTGCTACAGCAAGTTTTCCCTCTCATCCAGACCCTTCTGAGTAAGTGGCTGAAGGAGGCCGAGGTGGTGACGGTAAGTGTGTGTAGTTGCTGACCATCCACTTTTCATAGTACTTTGTGCTTCAGCTCTCTGGGTTTGGTTATTTCACTTGGTCTTTGGAACAGTGAACTGCAGCTCAAATGATGCCATACTCACCATATCCAGAGTTTCATGATATTTCTTGATGAGTCACCAAATAGTGCAATAATGCCGACCACAGTAAAGGGGGATCTGATAAACTTGGGCTGAAGTTCCGGGGGGCTTCAGCTGATGAGAGCATGAGTTTggaagagaagagggaggagctGGGGTGGCGACAGGGGGTGAATTCTCACCACGAGAAGATCAATGAGGACGAGCCATAATGATGGAGAGGAGGAGTTCGGGTGTGGTCCTTCTCTGCTAATTTGAAGATATAtttttgtgtgagagtgaagataTGCACGgcttattaaatatgtatatatatattgtttatttgttcacAGGCCGCCTGTGCTGTTTTTGAGAAATCCCTGAAGACCCTCATTCGTGATTTTGCTCCCCTTGTTGCTCAGCTCTGcgagctgattggtcagttgTTCAGCTCTTACCCACAAGCCTGTGCTTTGGACCTCACACGACAGGTgacatcatccatccatctatctgtctatctgtccgtccATCTACTCTTCTATCTGTCCGTCCATCCGTCTATCTTTCTACTcttctagctgtctgtctgtctctgtctatctatctacctgtcttcTCTCCTGATCCTAGCTGGTCCATGTATTTGCCTGTGAGAAGGAACATTTCCCACCAATCACTGCCCTTCTAGAACTCGTCACAACCATCACCATGGCAATTTTTCAGCACGGTAAGGCATCACTGAGCACTTCTACACCCTTAATATTAAACACTTATagtacgctatatggacaaaagtattgggacacctgctcggtCTAGGGTATTAtacagagtttctcctgctttcgttggagtaactgtgatctctactgtccaggcaagaaggccttgtactagattttggaagagcactgctgtgaggatttgattgcattcaccgacatgagcattagtgaggtcaggatgttggatgatggccaacaagcgtaagaatctgagacacagATTAGACGGCTGAATCAGAACATCAGGGTGGGATGTGTCCGGTATGCAGTGTTCAGTACCTGCTAAAAGTGCTCCAGGGAAGGACAACCAACGATGGGCGTGctaatggaggtcccacctcacgaCTGTGGTGCCATCCAAGAATCCcagtgttctgattggatatAAAGTCAACATATtcagattttatgcagatgatGGTGTGACTTTTATACTATGAGAGTACATATTGTATATAacacaatatatacaatatgtgtatgtatatgtatataacacAATATGGGATATACAGTACTTGTAacccaggttcttgccaatgcACAGCCCTAGTATACACATCAGCAGTTGTCTCATGTAAGACTTTTCTGGATATTTGAGGTTGGTTgctctgttttttcttttctatcaACTGTAAATGAGTGAAAACGCTGTTGCAGGCGCCCGGGATCATCCTGATGTGGCGGATTCGTTCATGCAGCTTCACACACAGGTTAGACTGTATGTTACTTGCCTCTGAAGGAGCTGCTGATTTCTCTCGACTCTTCTAGCTCTACTTCTGTACAAAGACTCTTCTTTGTTGCAGGTTTTGAAAAGGAAGCCAGACCTGTACCTTTCAGAGGGTCTTGATATAAAAGTGGTTTTCTACTGTGGTGAGCATTTCCAGCATCCATTCAGCAACACGGTTCAGGTCAACAGAGGGTTTtgctacattacattaaatctcTGCCTCTTTTCGTCTCCACAGGGATTTTATCGTTCAAATTCCCAGAGACGCCTACTGTGAAGTCCACATGTGTGTTATTTGTAAGTCACTTTCTGTGAAACCAAAGATTTTCTCAATCTACGTtctagggctgcaacaaacgaCTATTTTGAAAGTCATATAATCTATTTTTTGactttattgtattttaaattagcttgaggttgttttatatatttgctAACTATCAACAAAGACAATACAGATGaatgactttttaaaaaatagtgtTTTAATGAGCTTTCCTGCAATAATAagatatatacaaatataaatccTCCATTTCCTGtccaagacagacagacattccTGTCCAATACGCGCCTCACGTGCGTCGCGAACCGTTCCTAGCCAGCGCGAGAAACACGCGCGATGACGTCACCAACTCGTCGACTGTGAAATTCGTCGATTTTAGTCGATGAAGTCGATGAAGTCGATTAGTCGTTGCAGTTCTTCTTCATTCGTGGGTTTTACTTTTCATTTGGGCTCGTGTTGCACACtgctcagtaaggaaagtagctgtTGGCTGTCCTTAGAAGTCACTAGATGTCGCTAAATGAGGTCATCTCATTTGCATAattgtataaatatattatacgtACATATATTTGATTAAAATAACTTTTTCTGTTGATTTGTACTCAAAATaactttaatgctttgtctagacccacattacataaatatttttacataaattacataaatcagttttctcctgtgttgttaaatgttaacatatcaaatttaatcaaaagactgATCTGGGGGGTGGAACTGCTACTCCACactcaaccctcctcctttatctggGCTTGGGACTGACAAAGTGACCTCAAAGGAGACACTTTGGCCGAGTAacttaggttttttttttttattattaaataattatttaattaattatgtatttatttattagtgttgaggtgagtgagagaCTGAACCTGTGTAAGTTTTCGTGTCACTCTGAAGACTGCATGAATATTTACATCCTGCTCTGTAAATAATGGGCGGGGTCAGTGGCAGTGTGGATGTGGAgtggtgtgggtctgctctgactgtgaggccgaacactgtgagtgttgtgggacggggcttgCGGCAGCCcccgctgctgaggacagtaccTGAAGAACATGTGGgttcacctcagagtcagaaAAGTCGCCAGATTTGTCGCtagttgctttaaaaaaaataaaaaataataaaaaaagttgcTAGATATGGTGACAAAGTGGCTAAGTTGGCAACGCCGCTCCCCGTCTCTAAGCTTTAGGTTTTAattctaactctctctctctctctctttctgtgtgctCAGACAGAGCTGATCTCCCACTGCGAGGACGTGCCGGCGGTGAGGGAAGTGCTACAGGACGATGGTCTTCTTCTGCTCCAGACCCTGCTGGAGGTCAGATCTGCCAGCTACAGCTGATCACACTCACCATCTAGCAACTGCACCGAAATTACCAGTTCAGGAGGAGATCAGGGCCCGGTCTTCCAAAAGCATTGTTGCTTTAAGATCATCTTATCTGGAAGTGAGAGAGTGTTCAACGCGATGCTCGCTCAACCATTTAAGGATAAATAATCCTCGTTCTAAGAAGCGTTTGGGGAAACTCGGCTCAGTTACGTAAATGACTGAGAATCATCAGTAACCTATCAGCTACAGTAAgggctgggtttcccaaaagcagTTTGGCACAAAGAGGATCGCTGAATGATACCGGACACCCTCTCAGAATCGGTTAAGATGATCCTAATTCTAAGGTGCTTTTGGGAAAATTGGGGTGAGTTTAGAAAGTGAAGAATTATTAGTCCAGTGAAAGGATCAAGACTGGGTTTCTCAAAAGCATTGCACCATACTGTCGTAGAACCATAGTGCTTCTGGGAAACGTGGCCCAGTGGacccttttcacatttttcgGATTCTTACTCCAGTTTGCAGGTCATTTCCGGTATTTTCCAGTTGTGGTTCCGAAGTAcctaaaaatctttttaaaaaataataaataaaaataaattacatataaaaaaatatatatttttttcttcctcaatTTGGGTCaacaattacccaacccatacatatctAACTCATATCATATTACCTAACCCCTATCACATTTGACACCCCATACGCTGGGAGGGTGACGACCGCCACATACCTTCTCCGACACGTTTGCATCCAGCCATCAGCTTTTTTATCACCAGGCAATCAGTGCACTCCGAGGAAAGCGGCATGTAGTCGCTCagagtcttcaaacacagactgaagaccctcctcttcaaaGTACTTAGTACTTAATGTGCAGAGTGTATTGTTGAGTACTGTGGTCTCGgaactgacttctgtatttggtcgtatctaagcttagagggatcttctggattctagccaacataaactagctaagggtattttctgagtaaaccgTGAAGCTCGTTTGTAagatgctctggagaagagcgtctgctaaatgctgtgaatGTATGGGATTCGAACTAGCTGCATGCAGTTTCATGGTTTCTAAAGATGCTATGTACTAGGCTATAATGTTCGCTGATGCTGAATTCTGTGCTTGAAATATGCTTCAAGTCCCTGCTGGAGACTCTAGATGCGAATGTAACGGCTCATTTCCTAGCAAATGAGGTGCACAGCTCTATCTACACCCCCACACTTCTTCACTTAACACTTGTTCACCCTGTTCTCCTCTTTGGCCAGGCTATTGGGGGTCAGTCCCACGGACTACTGGAGCACCTGTCTGAGGTGTTGTTCTCCGTGAGCCGTTACTGCCCTAGCCTGCTGTCGCTCCAGCTCAGAGACGCCCTGCAGCCCACCGGGTTCCCCAGCGCCCTCCTCACCCCGGAGCAGAAAGAGCACTTCTGCCAGCAGGTCCTCAGGTGATTGCCCGATAATAGGGCTGCGCCACTCGGGGGCCTACTAGAAAACAACTCTACGTGGTTTATTGGTGCTAGTTGGTGGAAAACTGGCGACCATCGTTGATGCAGTGTCCTACAGATACTCTTAAAAGCCCCCTGAGCACTCTGCATTTATATGCAGCCTTTGTGAAGTCCCAAAAGATGCAGGAAAAAGTGCCAGTACACCGAAGTTAAATTGGACTCATGTTCATCCTAGGTGCGTCTATTCGGTCGGGCAGGTGTAAATATGTTAATCGCACTCAGATCCGGACCTAAACAACCACAGTAAAACCCGTGTCAGGAGGTAGGTGGTCTCGGTCTGGTCCCAAATCACCTCTGGAGCGGTTCGTTTGTGGCGAGACCGTGATCTGACCTCGATCCGACCCAACGATCAGGTGTACTCTCAGCAAATTTATGCTTAACGGCTGCTGTAGTCAGGTGTTAACCTGCTATACTGCCCGGATGTCgtctctgctgctgctccatgttaaactgtcCAGAACAAAAGCCCTGTgtttactttcttgctcctgccccagacaggtctgaccaatcatCAGCGAGAACTCGTTAACTGAAATTGCCCCCAggaccctgttcacacctgttcacttcctgtgactagtatctggattttagccacatgcatttattgGGTATCCAAATGCATCTCTGGTAGATctgactgaaatctgatcactgtgtgggacggaatatgcaaattcgctgGTTGTGctgcagttattactggtgtttaacCGTGTCTAGACCTGCAGTTTGATGTGGCTCAGcctgatccagatataatcctgatacccAAGGTGCATCAAGTGAcaaggtgtaaacggggtcccCTGGTTTCATCATGGTGTTAGCAGTGCTGATCTGCAGCTTGTCCAGTTAGTTGTGTCTTGGAAGACTTGAGGACACAGTTGACCAGAGATTGATTGGATCATTGATGCACCATTAACAACCTTATTCAGCTTGTTTATTCAACTCTTTAGGGAACAACTGAGCAAGTGGAAGATGAGGGACGCCGTGAAGGAGTTTTCTCTACGGTGTCAGGGCCTGCCAGGAGCAGAATACGCTGCCAGTTACTGAACCGAGCCCAGTGAGGACACTGGATACGGGATGGGAGGCccaaaggaggagaggagcgaCGATGCACATTCAGACTAAACTTGCACTGTCCTGAATTGGTGTAAGCAGGATAGGGgtgatttttaaaaagtgtgtttttaagagtgtttttgtttgtttgactaATTTTATACCGACTAGAATTGCCCAAGCTCGATTTACTCACACTGACGCACTCCTGTTTACTATCCACagtttcagaataaacagaaaacCATAATGAAGTACCTTAAATATATACAcgttatttggacaaaagtattgggacacctgctcaattattgtttcttctgaaatcaggggtataaaaaaaaaagagagagttgatcctgcttttgttggagtaactgtctctactgtccagggaggaaggatttctgctagattttgaaggagcattgctgtgaggatttgactacattcagccacaagagtgttagcaaagtcaggatgttggatgatcgatcatcaccccacctcaacctAAAGGTACTGGAAAGAGCATCAttgttctcccactgctccatagctcaatgctggggggggggtttctccccctctagcctatgcctggtattattaggcatagtgccaatcctattctattggcagtacttctctatagggactagacacgcTGTTGCTAGCACTGGGGTGTGTGGTTTGAAGGGGtgggttaaataaataaacagaccctTATCTCATAAACTACTCACAGGGACGCTGCAGTAGTGTGTTTATTTCATAGGGTTATCTGTCCGGTAACACGATCTCCATTTCATCTGCACATAGAAAATACTGAACATATCGTAGCGCAACAGCCTTGTTCCAGCTGGCATATAGCTTaaatcttctctctctctctctactcatcTCCCAGAACTCCACATCCttttaatatcaataatattaaAGACAGGAGCTTAACGTAAACAGGGACTCACTCGGGGGGAGGGGTGTGGCTTAAACGAAAGACATTGCTTTAGGAAGGGTGGGAAGAGACAGAACCACCCCTGGTAGAAAAGAAGGAcaaagggaaggagggaagtGTTGGGTTCTCttgctcgcgctctctctctctcgctcgctctctcactcggCAGAAGGTTCTGGACAATGTGCTGAATGGACAGTGCCTTGTGCTCCACTGCCCACCTTCATTACCGTATCCTGGTGAACAGGTTCAGCACTGACTTGGATTCCTGAGGAAGAAATTAGCAAAGAGGAAACGTTACTCCAGCCTGTCTGTCACATGATCATAATCCAGAACATTTGGATTTGTAACATAAGTAATACCCAGAATTAATGTACAatacaaaaataagaaaagacaGACAAGCCTAGTTTTGCTGGACCGCCATTGGCTGCATGGAGTCGTCAATGACATTTCAACTACGGGGTTTTTTAGGGACCTTGCCTGCCCTCAGAGACTAAAGATGTAGGCCCAGTGCCCAGGACCTAGGACCTCATCAACATGGCTCGTGACTAACatcacagtagcg
This portion of the Salminus brasiliensis chromosome 9, fSalBra1.hap2, whole genome shotgun sequence genome encodes:
- the ipo13a gene encoding importin-13 is translated as MASASVRQPSESTEFTVEAVERALQQLYYDPDMAQKNVAQKWLSQAQASPQAWHFCWALLSPDKVPEIQFFGASTLHTKITRHWTDLPADQHESLRSQLIAQVGCFSCGPRMVLTRLCVALASLILHTLLDSWSTAVPDLLRAFQDSEGSVEVDGRRQALLEVLAVLPEELQTRKLPAERRAQLQSALGREWSSLCPLLRQILRREGSAGQVKERVLRCLSSWLALDVDLGESEGLLQDSFTLLKEPELFDTAVETIVSAISQCDCQRFVDSLLKMLPQVLDLQEPLKKAVQDRDMETSHGICRIAVALGETHCRTFLQQVDQWQGFQALVNMILSCTGMPGHYPVDEASSTLTLTFWYTLQDDILSLDTEKQTLYLQVYRPLYFQLVEVLLHKARFPSDQDYASWSADDKEQFRTYRVDISDTLMYVYELLGPELLRNLYDKLGVLLTDSTHSSSWQDIEALLFGFQSIAETVDVSYSDVIPGLIGLIPLISASNIHLAETIMLTIGSLAEWLADHPVMLSGALRLVLQALSNADLSVATVSTLKRICRECRHNLRPHSNDVLTASQEVLVKQIHKSTQSLWLMQALGYLLSSLPEEEILGKLLSLLSPHIQQLERLANEAPSPASKLSTVHILGLISSIFSTLDLNTQREGQEDTRAARSQSHTNPVVVVLQQVFPLIQTLLSKWLKEAEVVTAACAVFEKSLKTLIRDFAPLVAQLCELIGQLFSSYPQACALDLTRQLVHVFACEKEHFPPITALLELVTTITMAIFQHGARDHPDVADSFMQLHTQVLKRKPDLYLSEGLDIKVVFYCGILSFKFPETPTVKSTCVLFTELISHCEDVPAVREVLQDDGLLLLQTLLEAIGGQSHGLLEHLSEVLFSVSRYCPSLLSLQLRDALQPTGFPSALLTPEQKEHFCQQVLREQLSKWKMRDAVKEFSLRCQGLPGAEYAASY